One Chryseobacterium indoltheticum DNA segment encodes these proteins:
- a CDS encoding CPBP family intramembrane glutamic endopeptidase, with amino-acid sequence MSLNGRYSLGIVLTFVLLAASMLYSIPLINLFFNYKTLTADLFFYNRLSLWLVLVLVLIYNFFLENRSFFVWEEKKYSPLFYLGAVISLYFICLFGGAFLNAIIIFLTQEKPSERLLDLKKLFKNNYFLIIFTCLTAGVIEELLMRAYIQPRIEKIYNSPMLGVIVSSLLFGILHSTYGTIGQVVVPFFIGIVFALFYKKYSNIKILIVCHFLIDFISMMLMNFIDPKHLSLLNL; translated from the coding sequence ATGAGTCTGAACGGAAGATATTCTTTAGGCATTGTACTTACTTTTGTATTGCTTGCCGCTTCAATGCTGTATTCAATCCCATTAATCAATTTATTTTTTAATTATAAAACTTTAACCGCTGATCTTTTTTTCTATAACAGGCTTTCATTGTGGCTGGTTTTAGTTCTTGTTTTGATTTATAATTTTTTCTTAGAAAACAGATCATTCTTTGTTTGGGAAGAAAAAAAGTATTCGCCTTTATTTTATTTGGGCGCAGTAATAAGCTTGTATTTTATTTGCTTATTTGGTGGAGCATTTCTGAATGCGATTATTATTTTTTTAACTCAGGAAAAACCTAGCGAAAGACTTTTAGACCTTAAAAAATTATTTAAAAACAATTATTTTCTGATCATTTTCACCTGCCTTACCGCCGGAGTTATAGAAGAATTACTGATGCGGGCTTACATTCAGCCACGAATTGAAAAAATATACAATAGTCCGATGTTGGGAGTGATTGTTTCATCCCTTTTATTCGGAATTTTACACAGCACTTACGGAACAATCGGTCAGGTTGTTGTCCCATTTTTTATTGGGATTGTATTTGCTCTGTTTTATAAAAAATATTCAAACATTAAAATTCTAATTGTCTGTCATTTTCTGATCGATTTTATCTCGATGATGCTCATGAATTTTATTGATCCTAAACATTTATCTTTACTCAACTTATGA